The following coding sequences lie in one Spea bombifrons isolate aSpeBom1 chromosome 5, aSpeBom1.2.pri, whole genome shotgun sequence genomic window:
- the LOC128496398 gene encoding uncharacterized protein C9orf152-like, whose amino-acid sequence MAGCCSCWENVPVWKQAVKAYKYMSAILSVTHTSTDPADDTRKPSKMDIHQLEEQYFCIKRKRREQPHMIVFKAGENELVSGEPLVNTVPVNGPIKKPKPFNEEMPAADVTLESQNKNYTTSGNESWHTHLNMHRMVQLEGHFALENGPKEKEKKMNFDDKSVQFNRLLSFEKFPSDKGLHNTERRSSGSSRENNDLYRKSSLKHPIPAHYHFPALKGTSHGDKDFYYPFPQRKNPRISETARKLGLYVTH is encoded by the exons ATGGCCGGGTGCTGCAGCTGCTGGGAGAACGTTCCGGTGTGGAAGCAGGCAGTGAAGGCGTATAAATATATGAGTGCGATCTTATCGGTGACTCACACTTCCACGGATCCTGCTGACGACACCAGGAAGCCGAGTAAAATGGACATCCACCAGCTCGAGGAGCAGTATTTCTGCATCAAGCGGAAGCGCAGGGAGCAGCCGCACATGATCGTCTTCAAAGCAG GAGAAAATGAATTGGTGTCGGGAGAACCTTTGGTCAACACTGTTCCTGTCAACGGACCGATCAAGAAACCAAAGCCATTTAATGAAGAGATGCCAGCCGCAGACGTCACCCTGGAGTCACAGAACAAAAATTACACGACCAGCGGTAACGAATCGTGGCACACGCACCTCAACATGCACCGCATGGTGCAACTGGAAGGTCACTTCGCCCTGGAGAACGGTCCcaaagaaaaggagaagaaaatgaACTTTGATGACAAAAGCGTACAATTCAACAGGTTACTTAGTTTCGAAAAGTTTCCGAGCGACAAAGGACTCCATAACACGGAAAGAAGGAGCAGCGGATCTTCTCGGGAGAACAATGACTTGTACAGGAAATCCTCCTTGAAACACCCTATCCCTGCGCACTATCACTTCCCTGCCTTGAAGGGGACATCTCATGGAGATAAagacttctactaccccttcccTCAGAGGAAGAACCCTCGGATATCTGAAACCGCACGAAAACTGGGTTTATACGTAACGCATTAA